GGGCCTGGGAATGCGCCTCCTGCCGACGCGCGTTCGCTGTGAAGTTCCTCGGCCTGCTTTCGGCCCCGTCGACACCACGTGGGGGTAGCTCAGATGACCACCGAGACTGACGCGGAGACCCTCTCCCGCCACACGCCCGAGCAGTTGGAGGCCCTGGCCACCACCGCCGGCCGTGAGCTGGAGGACGCCACCGCCCAGGAGATCATGCGCTGGGCCGCCGAGACCTTCGGCCGCCGCTTCGCGGTGACCTCCTCGATGGAGGACGCCGTGGTGGCCCATCTGGCCTCGACCGCGCTGCCCGGCGTGGACGTGATCTTCCTGGACACCGGCTACCACTTCGTCGAGACGATCGGCACCCGCGACGCCGTGGCGGCGACCATGCCCGTCAACGTGATCACGCTGACGCCACGTCAGAGCGTGGCGGAGCAGGACGCCCAGTACGGGCCGCGGCTCCACGACCGGGACCCGGACCTGTGCTGCTCGCTGCGCAAGGTCGAGCCGCTGAACCGCGGCCTGGCCGGCTACGACGCCTGGGCGACGGGCCTTCGCCGCGACGAGTCCCCCACCAGGGCGAACACCCCGGTGGTCTCCTGGGACCCGAAGCGGCAGAAGGTCAAGATCGCTCCGATCGCCCGCTGGACCCAGGAGGACGTGGACGCCTACGTCGCCCAGCACGGGATCCTGCTGAACCCGCTGCTCTGGGACGGCTACGCGTCCATCGGCTGCTCGCCCGAGTCCTGCACCCGCCGGGTGCTGGAGGGTGAGGACGCGCGCTCCGGCCGCTGGGCCGGCGCCGGCAAGACCGAGTGCGGCATCCACCTCTGATCCCCGACCCCACCCCCACTTCTCCCCTCTGGAGCAGACCTTCATGACCACCACTGTTGACGCACCGGCCGCCGGCACGGCAGCCGCCGTGCAGGGCTGCGGCGCCACCGTGTGGCTGACCGGCCTGCCCAGCGCTGGCAAGACCACGATCGCGACGGCGCTGGCCGAGCGGCTGCGGGCCGAGGGCCACCGGGTCGAGATCCTCGACGGCGACGAGATCCGCGAGTTCCTCTCGCGCGGCCTCGGCTTCACCCGCGAGGACCGCGACACCAACATCCAGCGGATCGGCTTCGTCGCCGAACTGCTGGCCTCCAACGGAGTCAAGGTGCTGGCCCCGGTGATCGCGCCGTACGCGGACTCCCGCGCCGCCGTCGCCGCCCGCCACGGGCAGCAGGGCACCGCGTACCTGGAGGTGCACGTGGCCACGCCGGTGGAGGTCTGCTCCGAGCGGGACGTCAAGGGCCTGTACGCGAAGCAGGCGGCCGGTGAGATCTCCGGGCTGACCGGCGTGGACGACCCCTACGAGGCTCCGGCCTCTCCCGATCTGCGCATCGAGGCGCACACCCAGACGGTGGAGCAGTCCGCCGCCGCCCTGCACGCTCTGCTGACCGAGAGGGGACTGGCGTGACCACCGCAATCTCTCTTCCGGACGCCGCCGCGTTCGAGAACCCCTATGCGCTCTCGCACCTGGACGCGCTGGAGGCCGAGTCCGTCCACATCTTCCGGGAGGTGGCCGGCGAGTTCGAGAACCCGGTGATCCTCTTCTCGGGCGGCAAGGACTCCATCGTCATGCTGCACCTGGCGCTGAAGGCGTTCGCTCCGGCGTCGGTGCCGTTCGCGCTGCTGCACGTGGACACCGGTCACAACTTCCCCGAGGTGCTGGAGTACCGCGACCGCACGGTGGCCGAGCACGGGCTGCGCCTGCACGTGGCCTCGGTGCAGGAGTTCATCGACAACGGACGGCTGCGCGAGCGCCCGGACGGCACCCGCAACCCGCTGCAGACCGTGCCGCTGCTGGACGCGATCGAGTCCCACCGCTTCGACGCCGTCTTCGGCGGCGGTCGCCGGGACGAGGAGAAGGCCCGCGCCAAGGAGCGCGTCTTCTCGCTGCGCGACGAGTTCGGCGCCTGGGACCCGCGTCGCCAGCGCCCCGAGCTGTGGTCCCTCTACAAC
This genomic interval from Streptacidiphilus rugosus AM-16 contains the following:
- the cysC gene encoding adenylyl-sulfate kinase produces the protein MTTTVDAPAAGTAAAVQGCGATVWLTGLPSAGKTTIATALAERLRAEGHRVEILDGDEIREFLSRGLGFTREDRDTNIQRIGFVAELLASNGVKVLAPVIAPYADSRAAVAARHGQQGTAYLEVHVATPVEVCSERDVKGLYAKQAAGEISGLTGVDDPYEAPASPDLRIEAHTQTVEQSAAALHALLTERGLA
- the cysD gene encoding sulfate adenylyltransferase subunit CysD yields the protein MSLPDAAAFENPYALSHLDALEAESVHIFREVAGEFENPVILFSGGKDSIVMLHLALKAFAPASVPFALLHVDTGHNFPEVLEYRDRTVAEHGLRLHVASVQEFIDNGRLRERPDGTRNPLQTVPLLDAIESHRFDAVFGGGRRDEEKARAKERVFSLRDEFGAWDPRRQRPELWSLYNGRHAPGEHVRVFPLSNWTELDVWQYIEREKIELPEIYYAHERDVFQRNGMWLTAGEWGGPKEGETVERRLVRYRTVGDMSCTGAVDSDAVTIEHVIAEIAASRLTERGATRADDKMSEAAMEDRKREGYF
- a CDS encoding phosphoadenylyl-sulfate reductase, which produces MTTETDAETLSRHTPEQLEALATTAGRELEDATAQEIMRWAAETFGRRFAVTSSMEDAVVAHLASTALPGVDVIFLDTGYHFVETIGTRDAVAATMPVNVITLTPRQSVAEQDAQYGPRLHDRDPDLCCSLRKVEPLNRGLAGYDAWATGLRRDESPTRANTPVVSWDPKRQKVKIAPIARWTQEDVDAYVAQHGILLNPLLWDGYASIGCSPESCTRRVLEGEDARSGRWAGAGKTECGIHL